In Haloimpatiens massiliensis, the following are encoded in one genomic region:
- a CDS encoding CDIF630_02480 family spore surface protein — MAKNKYKEKFMPVPIEKHDTAAWTNIESMKPVSKVIIPSETGVINAKEWVDVNQK, encoded by the coding sequence TTGGCTAAAAATAAATATAAAGAAAAGTTTATGCCTGTACCTATAGAGAAGCATGATACAGCTGCTTGGACTAATATTGAAAGCATGAAACCAGTATCTAAGGTAATCATACCTAGTGAAACTGGAGTGATAAATGCTAAAGAATGGGTAGATGTGAATCAAAAATAA
- the nifJ gene encoding pyruvate:ferredoxin (flavodoxin) oxidoreductase, whose protein sequence is MTKIMKTLDGNEAAAEASYAFTEVAAIYPITPSTPMAEKVDEWSAHGRKNIFNQPVRVVEMQSEGGASGAVHGSLAGGALTTTYTASQGLLLMIPNMYKIAGELLPGVFHVSARALATHALSIFGDHQDVMATRQTGFALLASSNVQEVMDLGTIAHLSSIKSKIPFLHFFDGFRTSHEYQKIEIINQEDIVSLVDFNAIKDFRNRALNPEHPTLKGTAQNPDIYFQGREASNKFYNATADIVEHHMREIEKVTGRAYHPFDYYGDPNAEYIIVAMGSICDTIEETVDYLISKREKVGVIKVRLYRPFSPTYFFNIFPKTVKKIAILDRTKEPGSLGEPLYLDICNLFLNSKEKPIIVGGRYGLGSKDTRPSHILSVFNNLKENEPKNGFTIGINDDVTNTSLPEGEDIDTTPKGTISCKFWGLGSDGTVGANKTAVKIIGDNTDLYAQAYFSYDSKKSGGSTISHLRFGKKPIKSPYLVRNADYIACHNKSFLYNFDILKGLKKDGIFVLNCPWNEQELEKNLPTYVKRYIAENNISFYTIDAISIAQNIGLGGRINMIMQSAFFKLANIIPIEEAVNYLKTSVEKTYGKKGEKIVDMNKAAIDKGIDALNKVTVPNSWANVKDNPLPIKDEPDFIKNIQRPMARHEGDELPVSSFNGMEDGTFPLGTTAYEKRGIAVMIPEWQRDKCIQCNQCSYVCPHAVIRPVLLTHEELKKAPETFKTKEASGGKAFDGLHYKIQISPLDCTGCSNCADICPAPGKALIMKPAEEQIELESKNWEFTTTIPEKQGLMSAATLKGSQFERPLLEFNGACPGCGETPYIKLLTQLFGDRMMIANATGCSSIWGGSAPSIPYTTNALGKGPSWGNSLFEDNAEYGYGMYLAVKQMRERLSELIKEALNSEINENLKEAFKNWLNGINNGEKSKEATSKILEYINKEDISKNKTLKEIVELKDFLIKKSQWIIGGDGWAYDIGFSGLDHVLASGEDVNLFVMDTEVYSNTGGQSSKSTPTAAVAKFAAAGKKIKKKDLGMMAMSYGYVYVAQIAMGANLNHTIKTILEAEAYKGPSLIIAYAPCINHGIKSGMGTSIAEEKKAVESGYWHLYKYNPNTKAEGKNPFTLDSKEPNKSFKEFIGGEVRYTSLKTTFPDIADAMYDVAEQDAKERYANYKRLSEQKY, encoded by the coding sequence ATGACAAAAATTATGAAAACTTTAGATGGAAATGAAGCTGCTGCTGAAGCGTCTTATGCCTTTACAGAAGTAGCAGCAATTTATCCAATCACTCCATCCACCCCTATGGCAGAAAAGGTTGACGAATGGTCTGCCCATGGAAGAAAAAATATATTCAATCAGCCAGTGAGAGTTGTAGAAATGCAATCAGAAGGTGGTGCCTCTGGTGCTGTTCACGGCTCTTTAGCCGGTGGTGCTCTTACCACTACTTATACTGCATCTCAAGGATTACTTTTAATGATTCCTAATATGTATAAAATAGCCGGAGAACTTTTGCCAGGAGTATTTCACGTAAGTGCCCGTGCTCTTGCAACTCACGCCCTATCAATATTTGGTGACCACCAAGACGTAATGGCTACAAGACAAACAGGCTTTGCACTCTTGGCTTCATCAAATGTTCAAGAGGTAATGGATTTAGGAACTATAGCTCATCTATCTTCCATAAAATCTAAAATACCTTTTTTGCATTTTTTTGATGGTTTTAGAACATCTCATGAATATCAGAAGATAGAAATAATTAATCAGGAAGATATAGTAAGTTTAGTAGATTTTAACGCAATAAAAGACTTTAGAAACCGAGCATTAAACCCTGAACACCCTACTCTTAAGGGAACAGCTCAAAATCCAGATATATATTTTCAAGGTAGAGAAGCATCAAATAAATTTTATAATGCTACTGCTGATATTGTAGAACATCATATGAGAGAAATAGAAAAAGTAACCGGCAGAGCATATCATCCTTTTGATTATTATGGAGACCCCAATGCAGAATATATAATTGTAGCCATGGGTTCAATTTGCGATACTATAGAAGAAACAGTGGATTACTTAATAAGCAAGAGAGAGAAAGTAGGCGTTATAAAAGTTCGTCTTTATCGTCCTTTTTCACCTACTTATTTCTTCAATATATTCCCTAAGACCGTAAAAAAGATTGCCATATTAGATCGTACAAAAGAACCTGGTTCCTTAGGAGAACCATTATACTTAGACATATGCAACTTGTTTCTTAATTCTAAAGAAAAGCCTATAATTGTAGGTGGAAGATATGGCTTAGGTTCTAAGGATACAAGACCCTCACATATACTTTCTGTATTTAATAATTTAAAAGAAAATGAACCTAAAAATGGATTTACTATAGGAATTAATGATGACGTAACCAATACCTCTCTTCCTGAAGGTGAAGATATAGATACCACACCTAAAGGAACTATTAGTTGTAAATTTTGGGGACTGGGTTCTGATGGAACAGTAGGTGCAAATAAAACAGCTGTAAAAATCATTGGAGATAATACTGATTTATATGCTCAAGCATATTTTTCTTATGACAGTAAAAAATCTGGAGGAAGTACTATTTCACATTTAAGGTTTGGTAAAAAACCTATAAAATCTCCTTATTTAGTTAGAAATGCTGACTACATAGCCTGCCATAATAAATCCTTCTTATATAATTTTGATATATTAAAAGGTTTAAAGAAAGATGGCATTTTTGTACTAAACTGTCCTTGGAATGAGCAAGAACTAGAAAAAAATCTTCCTACTTATGTAAAAAGATATATTGCTGAAAATAATATCAGCTTTTATACTATAGATGCTATTTCTATAGCTCAAAATATCGGCTTAGGTGGAAGAATTAACATGATTATGCAATCAGCCTTCTTTAAATTAGCTAATATTATACCTATAGAAGAAGCTGTAAACTACTTAAAAACCTCTGTAGAAAAAACTTATGGTAAAAAAGGTGAAAAAATTGTAGATATGAATAAAGCTGCCATAGATAAGGGTATAGATGCTCTAAACAAGGTAACTGTTCCAAATTCTTGGGCAAATGTTAAAGATAATCCACTACCTATAAAGGATGAGCCTGATTTTATTAAGAATATTCAAAGACCTATGGCAAGACATGAAGGTGATGAACTACCTGTAAGTTCTTTCAATGGCATGGAGGATGGTACTTTTCCTCTAGGCACTACCGCTTATGAAAAACGTGGAATTGCCGTTATGATTCCAGAATGGCAAAGAGATAAATGTATACAATGTAATCAATGTTCTTATGTTTGTCCTCATGCCGTAATAAGACCAGTACTTCTAACTCATGAGGAACTAAAAAAGGCTCCAGAAACTTTTAAAACAAAGGAAGCATCTGGAGGCAAAGCCTTTGATGGATTACATTATAAAATTCAAATAAGTCCTCTTGATTGTACCGGTTGCAGTAACTGTGCAGATATTTGTCCAGCTCCTGGTAAAGCTTTAATTATGAAACCTGCTGAAGAACAAATAGAATTAGAATCTAAAAATTGGGAATTCACTACGACTATACCTGAAAAACAAGGTTTAATGAGTGCAGCTACATTAAAAGGCAGTCAATTTGAAAGACCGCTTTTAGAATTTAATGGTGCATGCCCTGGTTGCGGAGAAACTCCTTACATAAAACTTTTGACACAACTTTTTGGAGATAGAATGATGATTGCCAACGCCACAGGTTGTTCATCCATCTGGGGTGGCAGCGCCCCTTCTATACCATATACTACAAATGCTTTAGGTAAGGGTCCTTCTTGGGGTAATTCATTATTTGAAGACAATGCTGAATATGGGTATGGCATGTATTTAGCAGTAAAACAAATGAGAGAACGACTTAGTGAATTAATTAAGGAAGCTTTAAATAGTGAAATTAATGAAAATTTAAAAGAAGCCTTTAAAAATTGGCTAAATGGAATAAATAATGGAGAAAAATCTAAGGAAGCTACATCAAAAATATTAGAGTATATAAATAAAGAGGATATATCTAAAAATAAAACTTTAAAAGAAATAGTAGAACTAAAAGATTTTCTTATTAAAAAATCTCAGTGGATAATAGGTGGAGATGGCTGGGCTTATGATATAGGTTTTTCAGGCTTAGACCATGTATTAGCCTCTGGAGAAGATGTGAATTTATTTGTCATGGATACAGAAGTATATTCCAATACTGGAGGGCAATCTTCAAAATCTACACCAACTGCAGCTGTAGCTAAGTTTGCTGCTGCAGGGAAAAAAATAAAGAAAAAAGATTTAGGTATGATGGCTATGAGTTATGGATATGTATATGTAGCTCAAATTGCTATGGGAGCTAACTTGAATCATACTATTAAAACTATACTTGAAGCAGAGGCTTATAAGGGTCCTTCTCTTATTATAGCTTATGCCCCATGTATAAATCATGGAATAAAATCCGGTATGGGTACCAGCATTGCAGAAGAGAAAAAAGCTGTAGAATCGGGTTATTGGCATCTATACAAATACAATCCAAATACAAAAGCAGAAGGTAAAAATCCATTTACACTAGATTCTAAGGAGCCTAATAAGTCCTTTAAAGAATTCATTGGAGGAGAGGTGCGTTATACGTCTTTAAAAACTACTTTCCCTGATATAGCAGATGCTATGTATGATGTAGCAGAGCAAGATGCTAAGGAAAGATATGCAAACTATAAAAGATTATCTGAACAAAAATATTAA
- a CDS encoding FMN-dependent NADH-azoreductase, producing the protein MKKLLYIPVNSKPENMSTSKTAGRYFVNRFMSENTDYTVEELDLYNEYIPEPIYKYFKGRAELVTGAEYDSLSEFDKKAVDRMNQLSDQFLSADVYVIAAPMWSVSFPSILKRYMDCIIINNKLIKISPENVDGLLEDKQRNMIYIQSSGGIYPKILGANVNHGVDYFHDIFKFLGITRFQKVLIEGVDMPEVGKDKALQMAYEEMETVIKKFSREPILKQ; encoded by the coding sequence TTGAAAAAATTATTATACATTCCCGTAAATTCAAAGCCAGAGAATATGTCTACCAGTAAGACTGCAGGAAGATATTTTGTGAATCGTTTTATGTCTGAAAATACTGATTATACAGTTGAGGAATTGGATCTTTATAATGAGTATATACCGGAACCTATTTATAAGTATTTTAAGGGAAGAGCGGAATTAGTTACTGGCGCTGAATATGATTCATTGTCTGAATTTGACAAGAAGGCAGTAGATAGAATGAATCAGTTAAGTGATCAGTTTTTAAGTGCAGATGTTTATGTAATTGCTGCACCAATGTGGAGCGTAAGTTTTCCATCTATACTTAAAAGGTATATGGATTGCATTATAATTAACAATAAACTTATTAAAATTTCACCAGAAAATGTAGATGGACTTTTAGAAGATAAGCAGAGAAATATGATATATATTCAGTCTTCAGGAGGAATTTATCCTAAAATATTAGGAGCTAATGTAAATCACGGTGTGGATTATTTTCATGATATTTTCAAGTTTTTGGGTATAACAAGGTTTCAAAAGGTTTTAATTGAAGGAGTAGATATGCCAGAAGTAGGAAAAGATAAAGCTCTTCAAATGGCTTATGAAGAAATGGAGACAGTGATTAAAAAGTTTTCTAGGGAACCTATATTAAAACAGTAA
- a CDS encoding GIY-YIG nuclease family protein produces the protein MCYVYILKCSDDTLYTGWTNNLQNRIKNHLRGKGAKYTRCRLPVQLVYFEECVDKSSALKREYKIKQMRRKEKLELIQRKKIQI, from the coding sequence ATGTGTTATGTTTATATTTTAAAGTGCTCCGACGATACGTTATACACGGGATGGACAAATAATTTACAAAATAGGATAAAAAATCATTTAAGAGGTAAGGGAGCTAAATATACTAGATGCAGGTTGCCAGTACAATTGGTATATTTTGAGGAATGCGTGGACAAGTCCTCAGCCTTAAAAAGAGAGTATAAGATAAAACAAATGAGGAGAAAAGAAAAACTAGAGTTAATCCAAAGAAAAAAAATTCAGATTTAA
- the lexA gene encoding transcriptional repressor LexA, with translation MTISSIYDRFVKWKQNKVTLLSAKESNEKNLSLIMRLLYIKNNYCFSKNDEVLFTSATDKNLEKINSCYENMENTNRHSYDTLFTCLSKEPTVVKIDDLAEKYFIQYKAKNNLKMQVLSDENVEIKILQQCVEQVKDQYKRIKIFKENKIHNILMEIKWIKNLNYIDLENYQNAPKHNGLRKNSKAREGIFKVMKLYYKELHSLSYISYEDMLICATVEAKLNPRFVHILVDECERLTYLQWNFIKSLRRNEGYSGFTLAFNTDKGESIYCPFMKNGKVYVSKFQEKIKRFNIKNKKDISQVKSNVIKRKNHKGIDAFEKFQYFDLRHKTDFTMMKDYSNSDEIVVNQKDEILEYNKDDVTKIPVFTNIAAGEPIFIDPSLEDNFSMPKQWIKGLKDCFILRVKGDSMINANINDGDFVVIHKQTDVNNNDIVAANISGSATLKRLNISKKGVFLNPENEKYNPIPVTEEGIFILGKAVGIIRRL, from the coding sequence ATGACAATTAGTTCTATTTATGATAGATTTGTAAAATGGAAGCAAAACAAAGTAACTCTTTTAAGTGCAAAAGAATCTAATGAGAAAAACTTATCATTAATAATGAGATTATTATATATAAAAAATAATTATTGTTTTTCTAAAAATGATGAAGTGCTTTTTACATCAGCTACGGATAAAAATTTAGAAAAAATAAATTCATGTTATGAAAATATGGAAAATACAAATAGGCATAGCTATGATACTTTGTTTACCTGTTTATCTAAAGAACCTACTGTAGTTAAAATTGATGATTTAGCAGAGAAATATTTTATTCAATATAAGGCTAAAAATAATTTAAAAATGCAGGTATTAAGTGATGAAAATGTAGAAATAAAAATATTACAGCAATGTGTAGAACAGGTTAAGGATCAGTACAAGAGGATTAAAATATTTAAGGAAAATAAAATACATAACATATTAATGGAGATAAAGTGGATTAAAAATTTAAATTATATAGATTTAGAAAATTATCAAAATGCTCCAAAGCACAACGGACTTAGAAAAAATAGCAAGGCCAGAGAAGGTATTTTTAAGGTTATGAAGTTATACTATAAGGAGCTTCATAGCTTATCATACATAAGCTATGAAGATATGCTTATTTGTGCTACAGTTGAGGCTAAATTAAATCCAAGATTTGTGCATATTTTAGTGGATGAATGTGAAAGACTTACATATTTACAGTGGAATTTTATAAAATCATTGAGAAGAAATGAAGGTTACTCTGGGTTCACTTTAGCATTTAATACAGATAAAGGAGAGTCTATATATTGCCCATTTATGAAAAATGGAAAAGTATATGTGTCAAAATTTCAAGAAAAAATAAAAAGATTTAATATTAAAAATAAGAAAGATATTTCCCAAGTAAAAAGTAATGTTATTAAACGCAAAAATCATAAAGGTATAGATGCTTTTGAAAAATTTCAATACTTTGATTTAAGGCATAAAACAGATTTTACTATGATGAAGGATTATTCTAATTCTGATGAAATTGTAGTTAATCAGAAGGATGAGATTTTAGAATATAATAAAGATGATGTAACTAAAATTCCAGTGTTTACTAATATTGCAGCGGGAGAACCAATATTTATAGACCCATCTCTAGAAGATAATTTTTCTATGCCTAAACAATGGATAAAAGGTCTTAAAGATTGTTTTATACTTAGGGTTAAGGGTGATAGTATGATAAATGCTAATATTAATGATGGGGATTTTGTAGTTATACATAAGCAAACGGATGTAAATAATAATGACATAGTTGCAGCAAATATATCTGGAAGTGCTACATTGAAAAGACTTAATATAAGCAAAAAAGGAGTATTTTTAAATCCTGAAAATGAAAAATATAATCCAATTCCTGTAACAGAAGAGGGTATATTTATTTTAGGTAAAGCAGTAGGAATTATAAGAAGACTTTGA